From Vreelandella neptunia, the proteins below share one genomic window:
- a CDS encoding putative bifunctional diguanylate cyclase/phosphodiesterase, translated as MYYFTASAAFPVELLGSIDDYLGRWGIVLLLVFLLLALLGNLLLKRRMRHNRALLQTNKEMLATILDSVDAFIYIKSPSLEYQYVNRRISDLFGLPAEKIIGKRDEVFFDAGSAAEIKQVDRSVLESGMKVTVEESNVLQGESRVRTFLSIKMPLSMSPGAAPCLCGISTELTDYLEMQSRTHYLAFYDSLTGLPNRRLLMDSLTAAIEHEEWAASYSAVMVIDLDNFRLVNDIQGHESGDQLLISVAEQLRQRLDAEETLARFSSDEFVVLINNLGEQQPNAALKAERVARQLLETIAQLRNSHSLPISASIGISLFTGGGEHSMDSVLQQADMALQKAKITGGNTLCFFNTEMQTSVLERASLEADLHQALERNELALHYQVQVDHQGVTTGVEALLRWYHPQRGWVSPATFIPLAEENRLIIPIGYWVLKSACEQLAKWSHQPAYASLSISVNVSSVQFQQPEFVRDVEALLAETQAPPSRLVLEVTESLLMHEPVRVRSTMLKLRARGIRFALDDFGTGYSSLSYLKRLPLDELKIDQSFIHELLTDKTDAAIVDTTILLAVSLGLTVVAEGVEKKEQLDWLRGHGCYRYQGYLFGRPTPIEYLFETY; from the coding sequence ATGTACTATTTTACCGCGTCTGCAGCTTTTCCAGTGGAGCTGTTGGGCAGTATTGACGACTACTTGGGGCGTTGGGGTATCGTCTTGCTGCTTGTGTTCCTTCTTTTGGCGCTGCTGGGCAACCTGTTGCTCAAGCGGCGCATGCGACATAACCGGGCGCTACTCCAGACCAACAAAGAGATGCTGGCGACTATCCTGGATAGCGTCGATGCCTTTATCTATATCAAATCCCCTTCCTTAGAGTATCAATACGTTAATCGTCGCATTAGCGACCTATTTGGCCTGCCTGCCGAAAAAATAATCGGTAAGCGCGATGAGGTGTTTTTCGATGCCGGGAGCGCCGCTGAAATCAAGCAGGTTGATCGCAGCGTATTAGAGTCGGGTATGAAAGTAACGGTGGAGGAGAGCAATGTCTTGCAGGGCGAAAGCAGGGTAAGAACGTTCTTATCGATTAAAATGCCGCTCTCCATGTCACCCGGTGCAGCCCCCTGCCTGTGCGGTATCTCGACTGAACTGACTGACTACCTGGAAATGCAGTCGCGCACCCACTACCTGGCTTTTTATGACTCGCTGACAGGGCTTCCCAACCGGCGGCTACTGATGGATTCCCTAACGGCCGCTATTGAGCACGAGGAGTGGGCTGCGTCCTATAGTGCGGTAATGGTGATCGACCTGGATAATTTCCGCTTAGTGAATGACATTCAGGGCCATGAGAGTGGCGATCAGCTATTGATCAGCGTTGCTGAACAGCTACGTCAGCGGCTAGATGCAGAGGAAACCTTGGCTCGCTTTAGTAGTGATGAGTTTGTTGTGCTGATCAATAACTTGGGCGAACAACAGCCGAACGCTGCACTAAAAGCAGAGCGCGTGGCGCGTCAACTGCTAGAAACGATTGCGCAATTAAGAAACAGCCATTCATTACCGATCAGTGCCAGTATTGGTATTTCACTGTTTACGGGAGGGGGCGAACACAGCATGGATAGCGTGCTGCAACAGGCTGATATGGCGTTGCAGAAGGCTAAAATCACGGGCGGCAATACGCTGTGTTTTTTCAACACAGAGATGCAGACCAGCGTATTGGAGCGGGCCAGTTTAGAAGCCGATTTACACCAGGCACTCGAGCGCAACGAACTGGCGCTTCACTATCAAGTGCAGGTCGACCATCAAGGCGTGACTACCGGCGTTGAGGCGTTGCTACGCTGGTATCATCCCCAGCGTGGCTGGGTATCCCCCGCGACGTTTATTCCGCTGGCGGAGGAGAACCGGCTGATTATCCCGATCGGTTACTGGGTGCTTAAGTCAGCCTGCGAGCAGCTAGCGAAGTGGTCCCATCAGCCGGCCTATGCGTCGTTAAGTATTTCCGTCAACGTGAGTTCAGTGCAGTTTCAACAGCCGGAGTTCGTGCGGGATGTTGAGGCACTATTAGCAGAAACCCAGGCACCGCCTAGTCGCTTGGTGCTCGAAGTCACCGAGAGTCTGTTAATGCACGAGCCGGTGAGAGTGCGCAGCACGATGTTGAAACTGCGTGCTAGGGGGATACGTTTTGCATTGGATGATTTTGGCACCGGTTACTCATCGCTGAGTTACCTGAAGCGCTTACCGCTGGACGAGTTGAAAATTGATCAATCGTTTATTCACGAGCTGCTGACCGATAAAACAGACGCAGCAATTGTCGATACCACGATTCTGCTTGCGGTGAGTTTAGGTTTAACCGTGGTCGCGGAAGGGGTAGAGAAAAAAGAGCAGCTTGACTGGCTGAGAGGCCACGGCTGCTACCGCTATCAAGGCTATCTATTTGGCCGCCCGACGCCCATTGAATATCTTTTCGAGACCTATTGA
- a CDS encoding methyl-accepting chemotaxis protein, whose product MKTIINRMSMRFKFACVLVLPLLALAWFAAQGIMERLTTLQEFDRLHAMTQLAQRAGDTVHQMQLERGMTAGFLGSEGNAFGDQLKQQRPNTDAAVQTFQTQRNALDPALLTPAVQQRLNEIDDQWQRQAALRKRVDDLDIAMGDALSHYTGINGQLMAFVGTLSHLTSEGGIARQLSAYYQLLEAKDLAGIERALLSNAFASDGMPDATLRRFLSLLGEEQAFLASFRLLAGEESRDQLDQALSGAEIERLLARRELAISQAQTGGYGVDPEQWFEWQTVKIARLKALENHVADTVVAQTVGLRESAQQALWQYAVIALVASLMAIIAAVLIVRAITQSLNQALTSIATRGSDLTQRLVVPGSDELSQLYQAFNESSEVTEALVADVKRNAQSVAVASNQMAQGNQDLAQRTEEQSASLVQTASSMEQITATVRQSAENAQQAQQMTGDVAQEAKEATAVASQAQTAMQLILQANEQVTSIVATIDNIAFQTNLLALNASVEAARAGEHGRGFAVVADEVRKLASRSAQEASQIRQLIDNNVAKISEGESLVTTTNETLGRIAQRVGQMASLMDEMASATHEQSAGIEQINRAMAQLEDVTQQNAALVEEMAAASRSLDDQADDMTSKVSDYLVRDIEPAASRLTMSYA is encoded by the coding sequence ATGAAAACTATCATTAACCGCATGTCGATGCGGTTTAAATTTGCCTGTGTGTTGGTGCTTCCCTTGCTTGCCCTGGCCTGGTTTGCTGCACAAGGCATTATGGAACGTTTGACCACCCTGCAGGAGTTTGATCGTCTGCACGCCATGACCCAATTAGCTCAACGCGCCGGTGATACCGTTCACCAAATGCAGCTTGAGCGCGGAATGACCGCTGGCTTTCTGGGCAGCGAAGGTAATGCCTTTGGCGACCAGCTTAAACAGCAGCGTCCCAACACCGACGCCGCTGTCCAGACTTTCCAAACTCAGCGTAATGCCTTGGATCCAGCGCTGTTAACGCCTGCTGTCCAGCAACGACTCAACGAAATTGACGACCAGTGGCAGCGCCAGGCAGCCTTACGCAAGCGTGTCGATGACCTGGATATTGCGATGGGTGATGCGTTAAGCCACTACACCGGCATCAACGGTCAACTAATGGCCTTTGTGGGTACGCTGTCGCATCTCACCAGCGAAGGCGGTATTGCTCGCCAGTTAAGTGCCTACTACCAGTTGCTGGAAGCCAAAGACTTAGCGGGGATTGAGCGGGCGCTGCTTTCTAATGCCTTCGCCAGTGACGGCATGCCTGACGCTACACTGCGCCGTTTCTTGTCCTTGTTGGGCGAGGAACAGGCATTCTTGGCTAGCTTCCGCCTGTTGGCTGGAGAAGAAAGCCGCGACCAGCTTGACCAGGCGTTAAGCGGTGCAGAGATTGAACGCCTCTTGGCTCGCCGAGAATTGGCGATCAGTCAAGCGCAAACAGGCGGTTATGGGGTCGACCCAGAGCAGTGGTTCGAGTGGCAAACGGTAAAAATTGCGCGCCTCAAGGCCTTAGAAAACCACGTTGCTGATACGGTGGTGGCCCAAACCGTTGGACTTCGCGAATCAGCTCAACAGGCTCTTTGGCAGTATGCGGTAATTGCCCTCGTGGCCAGCTTGATGGCGATTATTGCTGCTGTATTGATCGTACGTGCCATTACTCAGTCGCTTAACCAGGCGCTAACCAGTATCGCGACCCGGGGTAGCGATTTAACGCAGCGCTTGGTAGTGCCGGGTAGCGATGAGTTATCACAACTATATCAGGCGTTTAATGAATCGTCGGAAGTTACCGAAGCGCTGGTGGCTGACGTTAAGCGCAATGCGCAGTCGGTAGCGGTGGCCAGCAATCAGATGGCGCAGGGTAATCAAGACCTTGCCCAGCGAACCGAAGAGCAGTCCGCCTCGCTGGTGCAAACCGCGTCGAGTATGGAGCAGATCACCGCCACGGTGCGCCAGAGTGCTGAAAACGCGCAGCAAGCCCAGCAGATGACGGGTGATGTGGCTCAAGAGGCAAAAGAAGCCACCGCCGTCGCTTCTCAAGCCCAAACAGCCATGCAGCTTATCCTGCAAGCCAATGAGCAGGTAACTAGCATTGTGGCGACCATCGATAACATCGCTTTCCAAACCAATTTATTAGCGCTTAATGCCTCGGTTGAAGCGGCGAGAGCCGGTGAGCATGGGCGCGGTTTTGCAGTGGTCGCCGACGAAGTGCGCAAATTGGCTAGTCGTAGTGCCCAGGAGGCCAGCCAGATTCGTCAATTGATCGATAATAACGTGGCAAAAATTTCAGAAGGCGAAAGTCTGGTGACTACCACAAACGAAACCTTGGGACGGATTGCTCAACGGGTAGGGCAAATGGCAAGTCTGATGGATGAAATGGCGTCGGCTACCCATGAACAGTCGGCAGGGATTGAGCAAATTAACCGTGCCATGGCCCAGTTGGAAGATGTAACCCAGCAAAATGCTGCATTGGTTGAGGAAATGGCCGCGGCGAGCCGCTCCCTTGATGATCAGGCAGACGACATGACCAGCAAAGTGAGTGATTATCTGGTGCGCGATATTGAGCCGGCCGCAAGCCGTTTAACCATGTCCTACGCATAG
- a CDS encoding DUF2835 family protein, with amino-acid sequence MQTIDVVINLNYDECLAHYEGRIANVRTRSVDGRWVIFPAEAIRRVVSRDGVHGIYRLSFTEQGRFISINPLIGR; translated from the coding sequence ATGCAAACCATTGATGTAGTTATTAATCTTAATTATGATGAGTGTTTGGCTCATTACGAAGGGCGTATTGCCAATGTGCGTACCCGCAGCGTAGATGGTCGTTGGGTGATATTTCCGGCCGAGGCGATTCGTCGAGTAGTAAGTCGCGACGGCGTGCACGGTATTTATCGATTAAGTTTTACCGAGCAGGGCCGATTTATCAGCATTAATCCTTTAATCGGACGTTGA
- the phnE gene encoding phosphonate ABC transporter, permease protein PhnE, protein MPVSTTPQGQPVWRRRTSRAQWLQYLAWLAGVSLFLLCWKIISDNTMWVFVEDAGRQGADLISRMTPPEWGYANVLWKPMWDTINIATLGTALGIMMAFPVAFLAARNTTPHPLVRSLALMVIVSSRSINSLIWAMLLVTILGPGVLAGIIAIALRSIGFVGKLLYEAIEEIHPTPVEAISATGASRLQVMNYGVLPQVMPAFAGISVYRWDINIRESTVLGLVGAGGIGLQLNASINSLAWDQVSVIFIMIFATVLVSEWISARVRHAII, encoded by the coding sequence CGGCGCACTAGTCGCGCTCAATGGTTGCAGTACCTGGCTTGGCTGGCAGGTGTCAGCCTATTTCTGCTCTGCTGGAAGATAATTTCCGACAACACCATGTGGGTGTTTGTGGAAGATGCCGGTCGCCAGGGAGCAGACCTGATCAGCCGCATGACCCCTCCTGAATGGGGCTACGCCAATGTGCTCTGGAAGCCCATGTGGGACACCATCAATATCGCTACTTTGGGCACCGCGTTAGGGATTATGATGGCGTTTCCGGTGGCATTTTTAGCCGCCCGTAACACGACGCCGCACCCGCTGGTGCGAAGTTTGGCGCTGATGGTGATCGTCTCATCGCGCTCCATTAACTCGCTGATTTGGGCGATGCTGCTGGTCACCATTCTTGGCCCCGGCGTACTGGCGGGGATTATTGCCATTGCCCTGCGCTCCATCGGCTTTGTGGGCAAGCTGCTTTACGAAGCGATTGAAGAGATCCATCCCACACCCGTTGAAGCGATTAGCGCTACCGGCGCGAGCCGACTGCAGGTGATGAACTACGGTGTGCTGCCCCAGGTGATGCCCGCATTCGCGGGGATTAGCGTTTACCGCTGGGACATTAATATTCGTGAGTCGACGGTGTTGGGCTTGGTCGGGGCAGGTGGTATTGGTCTGCAGTTGAATGCCTCGATCAATAGCCTCGCCTGGGATCAAGTTAGCGTCATCTTTATTATGATTTTCGCCACCGTGCTGGTGTCGGAGTGGATCTCTGCCCGCGTGCGTCACGCAATTATCTAA
- a CDS encoding putative bifunctional diguanylate cyclase/phosphodiesterase: MPTAPKRYTASPAESVFCYANEAIIITDAENRVVEVNPAFCELTGITQGDVQGKTPEAFSILPLDDSRTTRLMREELQLRDRSKSQVSYRSHDGQFYPGMMSINRVRNEQGEIDHHVIVLADLSAIPAHARHLNREVYFDALTGLPNLQLLTQLIQESMQHAETKQLPLAVCSLDIDFFKNINDRLGSTVGDALLSSFSQRISHLLFGDDVLARVGGDEFVLLLHHGVDDDFFEKLLASIRQPLMIDGQSIHLTASLGVTLYPNDQVQGDLLLRHANQAMYRAKQRGRDTFHLFDPNHDRLLQVRHEQRQRFIDALNNNELRLYYQPQVDMRSGKVVGLEALIRWQHPEEGLLAPGQFLPIIDTTPLEVELGEWVIERALRQLSEWQVQGIALPINVNISPTHLLVSDFSQRLGELLASYPDVPPAMLKLEVLESAAMHDIEAALQNMSRCQSLGVSFAIDDFGTGFSSLTHLRQLPVCLIKIDQSFVRDMLSDQDDMAIVESVIYMANRFKRPMLAEGVETLEHAKALIALGCDLAQGYGIGRPMPAEALPNWLANWPSREEWSSLALVDN, encoded by the coding sequence ATGCCAACAGCGCCTAAGCGCTATACAGCGTCACCTGCTGAATCGGTATTTTGCTACGCCAACGAAGCGATCATTATTACCGATGCGGAAAACCGGGTAGTGGAGGTTAACCCTGCTTTTTGTGAGTTAACGGGGATCACCCAGGGAGATGTGCAGGGCAAAACGCCAGAAGCGTTCAGTATTTTACCGCTGGATGATAGCCGAACCACGCGGTTGATGCGGGAAGAGCTGCAGTTGCGTGACCGTAGCAAAAGCCAGGTTAGCTATCGTAGCCATGATGGCCAGTTTTATCCGGGCATGATGTCGATTAATCGCGTGCGCAATGAGCAAGGTGAGATCGATCACCATGTGATTGTGCTTGCTGACCTTTCGGCCATTCCAGCCCATGCCCGCCACCTTAATCGAGAAGTCTATTTCGATGCCCTAACGGGGCTGCCCAATCTGCAGCTACTGACACAATTGATTCAAGAGTCCATGCAGCATGCAGAAACCAAACAGCTACCCTTGGCGGTGTGCTCGCTGGATATCGACTTCTTCAAAAATATTAATGACCGGCTGGGTTCCACCGTGGGCGATGCGCTGCTTTCCTCTTTTTCGCAGCGGATAAGCCATCTGCTGTTCGGGGATGATGTGTTGGCTCGGGTGGGGGGCGATGAGTTTGTGCTGTTACTCCATCATGGTGTCGACGACGATTTTTTTGAGAAGTTGTTAGCCTCCATTCGCCAACCGCTGATGATTGACGGGCAGAGCATTCACCTGACGGCAAGCTTGGGAGTAACGCTCTATCCGAATGATCAGGTTCAGGGCGACCTGCTGTTACGCCATGCCAATCAGGCGATGTACCGTGCTAAACAGCGGGGCCGCGATACCTTTCACTTGTTTGACCCTAACCATGACCGCTTACTACAGGTGCGCCATGAGCAGCGTCAGCGCTTTATTGATGCGCTCAATAACAATGAACTGCGCCTTTATTACCAGCCCCAGGTCGATATGCGCAGTGGCAAGGTGGTCGGTCTTGAGGCGCTGATTCGTTGGCAGCACCCTGAAGAGGGGCTGCTTGCACCTGGGCAGTTTTTACCCATTATCGATACCACACCGTTAGAAGTGGAGCTTGGTGAATGGGTCATTGAACGAGCGCTGCGCCAGTTGAGTGAGTGGCAAGTTCAAGGCATTGCGCTACCGATCAATGTGAATATAAGCCCAACGCATCTGTTAGTGAGTGACTTTAGCCAGCGGTTGGGCGAGCTATTGGCAAGCTACCCTGATGTCCCCCCAGCAATGCTCAAACTCGAAGTGTTGGAGAGTGCGGCGATGCACGATATCGAGGCCGCGCTGCAAAACATGTCGCGCTGCCAGTCGCTGGGAGTCAGTTTTGCGATTGATGATTTTGGCACCGGGTTTTCGTCTTTAACCCACCTGCGGCAGCTACCGGTATGTCTGATTAAAATCGATCAGAGCTTTGTCCGCGATATGCTTAGCGACCAGGACGATATGGCGATTGTGGAAAGTGTCATTTACATGGCTAATCGCTTTAAGCGACCCATGCTGGCAGAGGGTGTAGAAACCTTAGAGCATGCCAAAGCCTTGATAGCACTAGGCTGCGATTTAGCTCAAGGCTATGGTATTGGACGGCCGATGCCCGCAGAGGCATTACCTAACTGGTTAGCGAATTGGCCTAGCCGTGAAGAGTGGAGTTCACTTGCCCTAGTGGACAATTAG
- a CDS encoding putative metalloprotease CJM1_0395 family protein, giving the protein MAVSSISTVSYAAWTYPSANTMSPRVEQTAKGRALEEDTASTDDPKTTSASEESSSAEAGPKRADGTPMAPEEIQLLDQLKQTDREVRQHEMAHQTVGGAYTGGASYEYEVGPDGKRYAVAGEVPIDYGPVPNDPQATIEKMQTVIAAAMAPADPSPKDHQVAAQARQYLLEAKLEASMQRSEMEQARSDGAAVTASADESAAGEQSLEEQAA; this is encoded by the coding sequence ATGGCCGTTTCTTCCATTAGCACCGTTTCTTATGCTGCCTGGACATATCCTTCAGCGAATACAATGTCCCCGCGCGTTGAGCAAACAGCAAAAGGCCGTGCACTTGAAGAAGATACGGCGTCTACAGACGACCCTAAAACGACGAGCGCGAGCGAAGAGAGCAGCAGCGCCGAGGCTGGCCCCAAACGGGCAGACGGCACGCCCATGGCGCCGGAAGAGATTCAGCTACTAGATCAGCTTAAACAGACCGATCGCGAAGTTCGCCAACATGAAATGGCCCACCAAACAGTGGGCGGTGCCTATACTGGCGGCGCCAGCTATGAGTATGAAGTTGGCCCCGATGGCAAGCGGTATGCGGTTGCGGGGGAGGTACCGATCGATTACGGTCCGGTGCCCAATGACCCCCAAGCCACAATTGAAAAAATGCAGACCGTGATCGCCGCTGCCATGGCACCTGCGGATCCCTCACCAAAAGACCACCAAGTGGCCGCCCAAGCGCGCCAGTACCTGTTGGAAGCCAAGCTTGAAGCCTCCATGCAGCGCAGTGAAATGGAGCAAGCTCGCAGTGACGGTGCCGCGGTAACAGCCTCTGCAGATGAATCAGCCGCTGGCGAGCAATCTTTAGAGGAACAAGCCGCCTAA
- a CDS encoding glutathione S-transferase, translating into MIHVHHLEKSRSHRILWLLEALELEYELVVYQRDGKTQQAPDSLKKIHPLGKSPVITDGDFTVAESGAIIDYLLQRYGQGRCQPSIDDVNAWVDYRYWLHYAEGSLMPLLVMQLVFSQIPKQSPWLIKPLAKGISDTVSKRFLAPQLKQHLNFINQHLLAQGNFAGPWPSGADIQMSFPLQAVAAVQSLEKYPAIAAFVSRIEKDAAWQRVVERAGPLTMPGQ; encoded by the coding sequence ATGATCCACGTTCACCATCTGGAAAAGTCTCGTTCGCACCGCATCCTATGGCTACTTGAAGCCCTGGAGCTGGAGTACGAGTTGGTGGTTTACCAACGCGATGGCAAAACCCAGCAAGCGCCAGATTCGCTGAAAAAAATTCATCCGCTGGGTAAATCACCGGTGATTACCGACGGCGATTTTACCGTGGCCGAATCGGGCGCCATCATTGATTACCTGTTGCAGCGCTATGGGCAGGGGCGCTGTCAGCCTTCAATCGATGATGTGAATGCGTGGGTGGATTACCGCTACTGGCTGCACTATGCCGAAGGGTCGTTAATGCCACTGCTGGTGATGCAGCTTGTGTTTAGTCAAATTCCCAAACAGTCGCCCTGGCTGATTAAGCCACTGGCAAAGGGGATTAGTGATACGGTAAGCAAGCGCTTCTTAGCACCGCAGCTCAAGCAGCACCTTAACTTTATTAACCAACATCTGTTGGCGCAGGGGAATTTTGCCGGGCCGTGGCCAAGCGGTGCTGATATTCAAATGAGTTTCCCGCTACAGGCAGTGGCCGCCGTGCAGTCGTTGGAAAAGTATCCAGCCATCGCTGCGTTTGTGTCACGTATTGAAAAAGACGCTGCCTGGCAGCGAGTGGTCGAGCGGGCGGGCCCGCTTACCATGCCTGGCCAGTGA
- a CDS encoding C40 family peptidase has protein sequence MRLVRLWSLPCGLAPSGRWLLTCLLLLALAGCASRDLTPIEAPPNRAGLSMERALILSHAQQAIGTPYRFGGNTPDGLDCSGLVEMTYRAAGIRVPRTADEQFRALPQVKSPRPGDLLFFGDRRKATHVGIYRGNGQMIHAPGNGRAVVSVPLEIDYWQARFLGAASPAP, from the coding sequence ATGAGATTGGTTCGCCTGTGGTCTCTACCTTGCGGATTGGCCCCCTCTGGAAGGTGGCTGCTTACCTGCCTGTTACTACTGGCACTAGCGGGTTGTGCCAGCCGCGATCTTACCCCCATTGAGGCACCCCCTAACCGCGCAGGACTCTCTATGGAGCGTGCGCTGATTCTCTCCCATGCCCAGCAGGCCATTGGCACACCGTATCGCTTTGGGGGAAATACGCCGGATGGTCTGGACTGCTCTGGCTTGGTGGAAATGACCTACCGGGCGGCGGGTATTCGCGTTCCGCGTACCGCTGATGAGCAGTTTCGCGCCTTGCCCCAGGTGAAATCCCCTCGCCCTGGCGATCTGCTTTTCTTTGGCGACCGTCGCAAAGCGACCCACGTAGGGATTTATCGTGGCAACGGCCAAATGATTCATGCGCCTGGCAATGGCCGCGCGGTAGTCAGCGTGCCGTTAGAGATCGATTACTGGCAGGCGCGCTTTTTGGGCGCCGCCAGCCCAGCGCCTTAA
- a CDS encoding antibiotic biosynthesis monooxygenase: MSASPVTLMVARRVEHGRYSDFNRWLNEGRELAADFSGYLGSGVLAPPADDDEYQIIFRFSSSETLAAWEHSASRHAWLARGKGLYEAPHEHRATGLDAWFQTGSSAPPRWKQAVAVWLAFFPISLIFQLVFGGVLADWALLPRVVVSTLMLTPVMVFVFIPLSMRLLAPWLQGKWSPLDLLARWRHAHRS; the protein is encoded by the coding sequence ATGTCTGCCTCACCTGTCACATTGATGGTGGCTCGTCGCGTTGAGCACGGCCGCTACTCCGATTTTAATCGTTGGCTTAATGAAGGGCGCGAACTGGCGGCCGATTTTTCTGGCTACCTCGGCTCCGGCGTATTGGCGCCACCGGCTGACGACGATGAATACCAGATTATTTTCCGCTTTAGCAGCAGCGAAACCTTAGCCGCTTGGGAGCACTCTGCCTCACGCCATGCGTGGTTAGCGCGCGGTAAAGGCCTGTATGAGGCGCCCCATGAACACCGGGCTACTGGGCTGGATGCGTGGTTTCAAACCGGTAGCAGCGCACCGCCGCGCTGGAAACAGGCCGTTGCTGTCTGGTTGGCTTTCTTTCCTATCTCGCTAATTTTTCAGCTTGTATTTGGTGGCGTCCTGGCCGATTGGGCGCTGCTGCCGCGGGTAGTGGTGAGTACCCTAATGCTGACGCCAGTGATGGTATTTGTGTTTATTCCGCTCTCTATGCGTTTGCTCGCGCCCTGGCTGCAAGGTAAATGGTCACCGTTGGATCTGCTGGCACGTTGGCGCCACGCGCACCGATCATAA
- a CDS encoding histidine phosphatase family protein, which yields MRFPEAELTTIDLLRHGEPVGGRMLRGSTDHPLSENGWQQVTDAVMRQTVDGHLPYDAIVTSPLTRCREFALWLGEEFDLPVQVEDDFAELHLGRWEGKTHVQVFAEEGTERMSAFWFDPAAVSPPGGETLQAFDARLAEAWQQLLSNPPGKHVLVVAHLFVCNGLLRQVIEQPLSRVLAMDLPYAAISRVRHERHALGETSFVEWIGR from the coding sequence ATGCGCTTTCCTGAAGCCGAGCTAACAACGATAGATTTACTGCGCCACGGTGAGCCGGTGGGTGGGCGTATGCTCCGCGGCTCCACCGACCATCCGCTGAGTGAAAACGGCTGGCAGCAGGTGACCGATGCCGTCATGCGACAGACGGTCGACGGACATTTGCCCTACGATGCGATCGTGACCTCGCCGTTAACACGCTGCCGTGAATTTGCCCTATGGCTGGGGGAAGAGTTTGATCTGCCCGTTCAGGTGGAGGACGATTTCGCTGAACTGCACTTGGGGCGGTGGGAAGGCAAAACCCACGTCCAGGTGTTTGCCGAAGAGGGCACCGAGCGTATGAGTGCGTTTTGGTTCGATCCTGCCGCGGTGTCTCCCCCTGGCGGCGAAACCCTGCAAGCTTTTGACGCGCGATTGGCCGAGGCCTGGCAGCAGCTGTTAAGTAATCCGCCTGGTAAGCATGTGCTGGTAGTGGCGCATCTATTTGTCTGCAATGGCCTGCTGCGCCAGGTAATCGAGCAGCCACTTTCGCGGGTACTGGCAATGGATTTACCTTACGCGGCAATTAGCCGGGTGCGTCATGAGCGCCATGCGCTGGGTGAAACCAGCTTTGTCGAGTGGATTGGACGTTAA